Genomic DNA from Lactococcus garvieae:
GTATTATAATAGATTTAATTTAAAGAAAAAAGACTTGCTGTAAACAAGTCTATGTAATCGTTTGAAGTTGGATAGCTGTATTTAATCCAAAAGACCACTTATGTGCTAAGTGTAGTGACTTCCAAAAGTTAGTCTAAAATCTAACGTTTGGAGGTTTTTTTTCGTTTTAGAATATATCGATTGTAACTTCGATATTACCTCTTGTAGCACGAGAGTACGGACAGGTTTCATGAGCCAGCTCTAGTAATTCTTTTGCTTCCTCAAAGCTCACACCTTCAATATGTCCTACGATATCCACACCTAGAACCACATCGGGAACGGCTCCTTGACTTAAGTTATAAAGAGAAACAGTTACCTCGATGATAGATTCTCCTTCAACATTTTTAGATTTCTTTACATAGTCTAAAGCACTGTTAAAACAGGCACTATAACCTGCGGCAAATAGCTGTTCTGGATTTGTCGCATCTACAGCTTTACTTCCTGGCGCCGCGATATCTAGCTTAAAGCTGTTATCGGGAGAGTGTACCTCACCATTACGCCCTCCTGTATTGATCATTTTAGTTGAAAATATTTTTTGCATTTCGTTACCTCTTTCTATTTTAGATTGTGTACAATTTAATTGTACTAAATATAGTTGCGTTTGACAAATATATGAAATCAGTTATAATAAAAATGTTTGGGAGGACATTATGAGTAATTCAATTTTAAACAAGGAACTTTGCTTTCAATTATATATTGCTTCCAAAGAAATTATAAAACAGTACAAGCCGTATCTGAAAAAGTATGATTTAACATATACAAGCTTTATTACCTTACTCGCATTAGAGGAGGGTATGACTGTAAATGAGTTAGGCGAGGAGTTGTATTTAGATTCGGGTACCTTGAGTCCTTTATTAAAGAAACTGGAACAAAAAGGGTATCTTGTCAAAAAACGCTCCAGCTCAGATGAGCGTATTGTCAAGTTGTTTTTAACCGAAGATGGAAAAAGACTCAAAATAAAACTTCCGGCCATTTCTATGGAGGTTGGTCAAGAGCTTGCAAAACAAAGTGAAGAAATTAATTATAATTCTTTGATTACGCAGTTAACTCAGCTTAATAGCATCATGAAAAGCATGAAACAAGAAGAGTGATAAACTTATTTTCAAAAATAATTAAAGTGTTCACTGATAACTTCTTTAAATGTCCATAATTTGGAAAGAAAATCTATTTAATAATAATATGGATTAACAATAGATAAAAGAAAAAACCGAGGACGAATATCTCCTCGGTCTTTTTTTCTTAAATTTATATCTTTGTAGTGAATAGAATGTTTATCAATAAAATTTGAGTTTTTTTGATACAAAGTGAATAATTAGTGCATATTTTCGTTAAAATACACTATAATATTCTTTTTATAGTATTTATTATATTATGAAAAAATATTTTTGTAAATCCTCAATTCAAAAGTAATCATAAAGACATTTTTTATTAACATAAAAGCGAGTAAACGTTTCTTTGAGGTAATATAATGTCCCATGTTCTCTACAAAAAACTCAAATTTTATGGAGAGTTTTTGACAGAATAGAAGAGGCAATGCCTTTTCTAGAAAAGAGTATTAAAATAAATTAAGAGGTGGGGTAATATGAGAACTATAATGGTTTATTATAGGGATAATTCTGAAGTATCTTTACAAGCGATAAAGTGGTTGAAGAGTCATAATTGTACTATACAGCTAAGAAAAATTAGCACTATTACTCACCGAGAAATATTTCAACTTATTTATCTTTCAGAATTAGATATACCAGATATTCTCAATAAGACAAACAAATTTTCCTTTTTCGCGCAAAAAAAGAAAAATAAGTTGAGTTGTTTACGCTTTAGCGATGGTCTATCCTTTTTAGAGCGACATCCCGAGTTACTTCAGGATCCTATCATTCTTTCCAACAAATATTCATTAATAGGTTTTAATGAGCAAAAAATACAAGGCTTTCTCCAATAAGATTGTAAAACAAAGTATCTAACTTTGAAGGAAGCTTATGTAGAAATGGAGAGCATAGTAGTACTTAACGCTCCCTAATTCAATCTTCATTTCCAAAATTAGGAATAGCAGCTTGTTTTTAAATAATAAGAACAAAAAACTACGTTGGTAAGGCGCAGTTTAGGGTTGAGTAATAAAAATCTGCTTTCGCATGTTGTATTATGTTACCTTTATAAATATAGCAAATAATACCCTAAGTTGTGTTAACCTATGATAACAAAAAGACGCATGGAAAATCTACTACTTGATGGAAATTAAAAAACTCCTAAGTTAGTTTAAAAGCTAACCTTAGGAGTTTTTATATTTTCCTACATTATTTCAAGCTATTTGCTTCCATGATTTCATCAATGAAACCATAGTCAAGTGTTTCTTGAGCAGTCAACCAGTTGTCACGTTCCGCATCGTCATGTACTTTTTCCAGTGTTTGACCAGAGTTTTCAGCCAAGATTTTTTCTAAAGTACGACGTGTTTTGAGCAGGTGTTCAGCAGCGATAGCCATATCTGTTTGTTGTGTACCACCACCAGTGCCACCCATAGGTTGGTGAATCATATATTCAGCATGTGGTAACATGAAACGTTTACCTTTTGTACCACTTGATGCAATGATTGTACCCATAGATGCGGCGATACCCATAACGATTGTTTGAACATCAGATTTGATGAAGTTCATTGTATCAACAATCGCAAGACCAGCAGAAACAGAACCACCAGGTGTGTTGATGTAGAGGTAAATGTCTTTTGTGCTGTCTTGGGCATCCAAGAAGAGGAGTTGCGCGATGATTGAGTTGGCCATACCATCCTCAACCTCACCAGTCAACATGATGATACGGTCTTTTAATAGACGGCTGTAGATGTCATAGGCACGTTCACCACGGCTTGATTGTTCGATGACAGTAGGTACTAAATATCCCATAGATAAATCTCCTTTTTCAATGTTTTATTCTATTATAAATCAAAGGTCAAAAAAGGTCAAAAAATAAGTACGGCCTTCCATTCATCATGCCTACAATAAAAAGAAGGGCTCAAAAAGAAAAATGTTCCAAATTCTGTAACAGAATCACACGAGATAATATATTATAATGAAGACAGGAGGCAAAAAGATGAAAATTGAACATATCGGTATCTGGGTGAAAGACCTTGAAGTGATGAAGAACTTTTATGAAACATATTTTGGAGCTGAGGCTGGACCAAAATATCATAATGTTAAAACAGGATTTACTTCTTATTTTATGAGTTTTGCTGAGGGCGCACGTGTCGAGCTCATGCATCGTGACGATATTCAGGAGTTACCTGTTGAAGCTTTAGGCTTTGCTCACCTTGCGGTACAAGTAGGAGATGAGCGTGAGGTTGATGGAAAAGCTGAAACCTTTTCGAAGAATGGGTTTGAGGTCCTCTCGGGTCCAAGAAGAACTGGAGATGGCT
This window encodes:
- a CDS encoding MarR family winged helix-turn-helix transcriptional regulator, which codes for MSNSILNKELCFQLYIASKEIIKQYKPYLKKYDLTYTSFITLLALEEGMTVNELGEELYLDSGTLSPLLKKLEQKGYLVKKRSSSDERIVKLFLTEDGKRLKIKLPAISMEVGQELAKQSEEINYNSLITQLTQLNSIMKSMKQEE
- a CDS encoding ArsC/Spx/MgsR family protein, producing the protein MRTIMVYYRDNSEVSLQAIKWLKSHNCTIQLRKISTITHREIFQLIYLSELDIPDILNKTNKFSFFAQKKKNKLSCLRFSDGLSFLERHPELLQDPIILSNKYSLIGFNEQKIQGFLQ
- a CDS encoding ATP-dependent Clp protease proteolytic subunit; protein product: MGYLVPTVIEQSSRGERAYDIYSRLLKDRIIMLTGEVEDGMANSIIAQLLFLDAQDSTKDIYLYINTPGGSVSAGLAIVDTMNFIKSDVQTIVMGIAASMGTIIASSGTKGKRFMLPHAEYMIHQPMGGTGGGTQQTDMAIAAEHLLKTRRTLEKILAENSGQTLEKVHDDAERDNWLTAQETLDYGFIDEIMEANSLK
- a CDS encoding VOC family protein codes for the protein MKIEHIGIWVKDLEVMKNFYETYFGAEAGPKYHNVKTGFTSYFMSFAEGARVELMHRDDIQELPVEALGFAHLAVQVGDEREVDGKAETFSKNGFEVLSGPRRTGDGYYEAIILDPEGNRIEITA
- a CDS encoding organic hydroperoxide resistance protein, whose protein sequence is MQKIFSTKMINTGGRNGEVHSPDNSFKLDIAAPGSKAVDATNPEQLFAAGYSACFNSALDYVKKSKNVEGESIIEVTVSLYNLSQGAVPDVVLGVDIVGHIEGVSFEEAKELLELAHETCPYSRATRGNIEVTIDIF